In the genome of Arachis hypogaea cultivar Tifrunner chromosome 9, arahy.Tifrunner.gnm2.J5K5, whole genome shotgun sequence, the window CAAAAGAAAAAGATCTATGAATAAAGGCAGCAATTTGCTCTCTTCCAATTTCGAAATAGTGTATTTGTGTGATAAAAATCAGTTGTTCAGCTTTCTTAACTTTTCAACTCTACCCACGATTTATTTTCATTGGCAGACGGCTTCATAATTCCATTTCCTCAAAGCCCTAATTATTCCTTATTTGAATTTACTTTAAAATGGCCAAATTCCTATCCCTGTAACTGTAATTATCATCGACGACACACAATTAGCTGGTGAATTGAACCTAATATCCCTTTCTAATATCGGAAAACTAAGGCTAAATGAACAAAAATTAAATGCACATTGACTTATATAAGTAAGAGAGAACAATTTCAAGCACCAGCAAATCCCTTGCAGGAAGAAGTGTTCAAATGAGTGTAATCAATTCGGTATtcataaaaaaagaaattcaTTGCTCAATTACCTCATCATAACATCACAAGCAGCAAATGCATTTCACAACTAAAGCAAAATCAAATTACCAGAAATGAAAATCCAGACACGTTACGCACAACAAAATCTAGGGTAAGAGCTAAGAAGAGAACGAAACCGAACCTCCTTGAACCTGTGAAACTGGTCATCTTGCTGACGAACATGGATGATTTTGGCAAAGAAATGCAAGTAAACGACGAGAGCGGTACCGTGAGCTGCGGCGGCGAGGGAGCCGAGGATCATAAGGAACCAGTCAAAACGATCGGCGCAGGCGAAGAGGCGGGAGAAAGGAACGGCAGCTGGCGGCGGCTCAACCTCCTCCGGCTCCTCGATCTCCTCCTCCACCTCAACCTGCTGCGACGCCGAAGTCTCGGCACCGGGATCAATATACGGAGACGGCGACTCCGGCGGCTCCGAAACCTCAGACACCGGAGTGAGAGGCTGTATGTGCGGCGGGGACCAACCGAACAGCCCTCTCGATACCATCACGCCCTCCGATCCTTACTCAGAATTGAAACGAGTGACAGATCCACCGTAATTCACAAGGCGAAATTCAACCACACTTGAGCTATTTGAGAAAACGACGTCGTAATTAAACGCCGCACCGGTAGTTGTGTTGTTCCTTTAAGGTGACGGCGAGCTGTTTGACTCGGTCAACAAAGGCTTACGgaaaagttaaaacttaaaacatcTTGTTAAGCACTAAAAGCCTTCCTTCATTTTCCTCCGTTTTGGTTTCCATCGCCGGCGGCTAAacctctattattttattttctccgGCGTCGAAATCTTTTTCCGTTTGATTTCCTTTTCAATTTGTTTGGGATTGAATTGAATACTTGAATCACGGAATTAGGAGGAGGATACAGTGAGTGTGTGCTGTGAAATTGTGATGGCATGCATGCAGTTGCAGAGCTGGAAATTGGACCCTAGGGGCTTTTTGGTAAAATTAGGGGCAATGATGGTGTTGGTAAATGCGTGAACAGCTGGATGATGTGCAGCGGAATTACGTTGAAGCCCCTCCTTGGAGACGTTGGAGTGACACGTGTGAAATGCTGGCGTGCTATGGTTTTTTCGGAAAAAGGGAAAAGGCGGAGCTTTAAAAAATGGAGAGCGCTTTTGTCATTGTGGGTAGTGAGGAGTGAGTAGTGAGGACTGAGGagagtgggggggggggggggggatcatTTGGTGGGAAATAAAATTAGagcgccttttttttttttttgtgccagTGAATTTCCTCTGttccttctttcctttttcatgTGATCTCTGACCTATTTTTggagttttattattttattttccaattcTATGGTTTTAATGAAGTTAGGATCTTAGTCTCGTGCGGGTCgtttatttttatatatcaaaCGAAGAGGAAATTTCATGTGACAAGACCTTTGTTGGTACATTTAATatgctcatttgtttcttttaacACCAAATAATTCATTGCAtaatggtataggctagaattcgCGGTCCATTTAACGAATCTAACGTGTACAAAGTTGGAAAAGTATATAAGCATAAAATCTGATGCTATCTTATTATCCATGTATAGTACTTAAATGAAACGTTCGCCGAGTAAATTTGACGTTTTAAGATTGAGGTTACTTGATTATATTCTTTGAAATCCAGGGTCAATTTTTGTGATCCGTGTTGTAagggaataaataataaaaacaaaaaaatatctcACTATAGACTATAGTAATGCATCTCAAAAGTCAAAACAATCATCAGGGCTCTTTTTTATTGAAACGGCCATCAGGTCAGGTTTTTTCCCCTTCTTTAAAAAACATCAGCCCTTCAATGGTATCACTGAAAAGGCCCGAAGAAAACATAACAAGCCCAAAGATGTGTCACCAAAATCTTGTACCAATCATGGCTTATgactgacccaaaaaaaaaaaaatcatggctTATGCTTTCATAATTCAGAGTTTTGGGGTCAATACAGTAGTTATTCAAAATAAATCACgtaaaataaatatgattataaAGCATCAAGGGAAACTACAAAAGATCTCACCAACAAGcactcaaaaatcaaaattcatcaaACGTAAAAGCTGCATAAATAATGAGACAAACACAtcctaaaacaaacaaaacgcAGTCTTAGTATTAATTTTAAGCAAAGCCAACAAAAATCAAAGGAGATAAAACATAGTGATATCGATCTCATACTAGATATTAaactatatattaatttaaatgctTAAGATCCGAAATACATCAAGCTAAGAAAACGGTTGTGAGAACCATCTGGGACTCTATGGATGCCTTGAGTAGCTTTAAGCCCTGTAACACAttaaaggttatattagaaagtTGGAACAGGTTAAAATGAGATGAGTAGTGTAAGAGAGATACCTCTTTCATGCCAAGTTGAACAACGGTTTCTTTCAAGACACCAACATCCTTGACATTGAACTGGTTAAGCATGGTGATGCCTGATATGGTTGACATGGGCTGAATGAGAAGATTATCCATGATCATGTATGTTATTACTTCTTTCACAAACCCATTATTGCTGTCATTAGATGCCGCCGTGGCCGTGGAATTCACTTCCCTCGTCATACGCCCACTACCACACGAGTCACAGATAGAATTGTACGCACTTGTTACACTGCTGCTACTGCAATGATGATAATTTGAACCCCAACCGAAACTGTTATTCGAGCACCTGTAGAGCTTTGGAGTTATCTGGGAGTGGCTTATAGCAGCTGATGAAGGGAGGAGGCCGGAGATAGCAGGTGCATTGATCAGAATGGTTGGATTAAGGATAAGATCCTTAGATAGGTTTGGTTGCCAGTAAACATGGTTGAGGTTTTCAACGCTCGAATAAAGATTTCCCAAGCAACCAACCACGGCTTCCTTGGTTAAAAGCTTAATGACGGTAGCAAGTGGCAACTGAAGCAAGGTGAAAAGGAAGTCCACCACTTCCTTAGAGGCTTCTGCAAACAGCACCTTCTTATTCTTTGAGTCTATCAGAAGCTTCAAACTCAAATTACTAGTATTAGTGGTGGAATTAGTCGTCATTGTGAGGGTGAATGTGAATGATAAGGGAAACCAAGGGCCATATATATAAGAGAGATTTTCTTGGTTGACGAGTGGAATGATGAAAAGTAGTTTCTTTGTGTGGCTCGAAGAAAGAGTTAGTTTAAGGTTAATAAAGATGAGAATCaggattaattttcttttttttttatgataatttttaaaaataaatatatttaattgaaacagtaaatttttcattttcatttataCCGAAAACAACCAAGCAAATCTAtatgttgtgaaataaataaaagatatattaaatataaaataaaaatgtattaatATAAGATTCtaacattaaaataattagtttaataatgatttgtatatatatatataaagatagaaaagagtataaaaagtaaagagagaaaattgcataaatatatatatatatataaaaatagaaagaagtattaaaagtaaaaatagagagaattgcatttgtttatagtaagagaaagaaagagaatattttttttattgcttcTGTGTGTGTATATTCCTTGAGGATTTGTCCTCTATTTATACATGCAAAAATTTCATACTTTCAAACTCCTATTTAATTCATTCACTATTGAGAATGTTAGACCGCCCATCATAAATGGGCATCCACATTGTCATCCTTATCACAACACTTTCCCTtgaatgaccatttaggattattgcctcgttaaaaccttactaaagaaaaacccaattggaaaaaaccttagtgaagaaaaaagagtacaatatcctttagtgatggggactgcctcattaaaaaccttgtcaagaaaaacccaatgggaaaaaacctgaccaaggaaaaaagagtacagtctccctctcttgtcgacatcatttaatatctcgaaatcggcgcatcccaatctcatgtatcAATCTTTCAAacgaggattttgggagtgactttgtgaataaagccagattgtcacttgagcggatctgttgaacATCAAtcgtcccttgattttgaagatcatgagtgaagaagaatttaggagaaatatgcTTCGTTCTATCACCTTtaatgtatccacccttaagttgagcaatatatgctgtattatcttcaaacaggacagttggagctatcttatgatcaatcagtctacATGataacagaatatattgaatcagactcctcagccaaaaacactcgcgactagcttcatgaatcgccagtatttcggcatgattagaggatgttgcagcaatcgtctgtttcgtggacctccatgatatacctgttccaccatatgtaaaccggtatcctgtttgagatctccctttatgtggatcagacaagtatccagcatctgcatagccaactaattgtgacttggatccatagggataaaataatctcatatcaaccgttccatgaaaatatcaaaagatttgtttgattccactccaatgtcttctggttggagaggaactatatcttgctagtaaattcaccgcgaatgatatgtcaggtcgcgtattattagcaagatacattagtgctccaatggcactaagatatggtacttcaggaccaatgatatcttcattatcttctttaggacgaaattgatcctttccacatccaaagatcttacgatcattggagtacttaatggatgtgacttatccatataaaatattttcaagatcttttctgtgtatgttgtttgatgaataaagattccactttttatatgctcgatctgcaggccgagacaaaacttagtctttccaagatcttttatctcaaactctttttttagagtttttataattgttggaatctcttcaggagtcccaatgatatttaaatcatcaacatacacagtaattataatgaacccagatgtagttttctttataaaaatacatgggcagatatcatcattcttgaatccgtttttggccagatactcagtaagacgattataccacattcgtccagattgctttagaccatataaagatctttgcaatttgactgagtataacccttgcgaatattcattggatggtttagatatctttagtcattcagggactttcatatagatatcccgatctaatgagccgtataaataggctgttaccacatccattaaatgcatatgcagtttatgatatgcaactaaactgaccaaataacgcaatgttatcgcatccattacaggagaatacgtttcttcataatctataccgggcctttgtgaaaaaaccttgtgccacaagtcgggctttatagcgcacaacttcatttttctcatttcgttttctcacaaatatccacttatatccaacaggttttacttcttcaggtgtacggactacatgtccaaagacttcacgttttgcaagtgagtctaattcagccttcatggcttctttccattttggccaatcattcctttgtcgacattcttcgactgatcttggctcaagatccttactttcatgcatgatatttaatgccacattatatgcaaatatttcattgacaattgtcttattttggtcccatttctctcctgtaaagacataatttatcgagatctcatcattttcacaattttcaggtacttgaacgtcttctggcgttatatcagaattttggacaactgcaggtgtctctactatgtctttttcaacaggaatattatttacctcttttctctttcgaggatttttgtctttggaaccgacaggcctgccacgcttctggcgtgaatttgcttcagtggctacttgtcctactgggacatcaattcgaattgggacattttctgctggtatataagatttggttatcctctttgtatcagaaaatgcatcaggcaattcatttgctattctttgcaaatgtataatcttttgaacttccagttcacattgtcttgatcgaggatctaaatgcatcaacgatgatgcattccagttaagttccttttcaggaatcttattctctccccctaatgttgaaaattttgattaatcaaaatgacaatccgcaaaccggacTTTAAATACATcttcagtttgtatctcaagatacctcactacagagggagaatcatatccaacatatattcccaattttctttggggtcccattttggtgcgattaggtggtgcaatgggaacatatatcgcacacccaaatattcttaaatgggaaacatttggctgctggccaaaagctagttgcataggagagaactgatggtaactcgttggcctcaaacgaataagtgctgcagcatgtaaaatagcatgcccccaaaccgaggttgggagatttgttctcataagcaagggtttAGCAATTAAttagaggcgtttaataagtgattctgctaacccattttgtgtgtgaacataagctactgaatgttcaacacttattccattagccatacaataagcatcaaaggcttgggaagtaaattcaccagcattatcaagacgaattgttttgattggattttttggaaattgtgcttttaatcgaataatttgagccagtaatctcgcaatcgccaggttgcgagaagataataagcacacatgtgaccatcttgaagatgcgtctattaggaccataaaatatataaaagatccacatggtggatgaataggtccacatatatcaccttaaatcctttctaggaattcaggggactcaaatccaacctttactggtgatggccttaaaattaactttccctgagaacatgcagcacaacaaaattcactagttttaagaatattctggttctttagtgaatgtccatgagagttttcaataattctcctcatcatggttgttcccgaatgacccaatcggtcgtgccaagttatgaactcatttgagttagtaaacttctggtttacaatggcatgtgattcaattgcactaatcttggtataatacaacccagatgaaagtgaggataatttttttaatataactttcttatttgaatcatgagttgtgatacataaatactcatgatttccctcattcatcgtctcaacatgatatccatttcggcaaatatctttgaaactcaacaagttcctcagagacttggtagataatagtgcattatttattataaatgttgttcctccaagaaacaaaattatagctcttccggagccttctatcacattgcctgagccaataataatattaacatattcctcttttagcacaagatgggtaaaatatatatcacttttgagaatagtgtgcgaagtTGCACTattcgcaaggcatacatctttattacatatccttgccattctcttaaaaaacaaataataataaaatgagtagtatgcacagttaaattgaatacttgatcagaattatttttctaagaaacactatacataaaataatgtc includes:
- the LOC112709574 gene encoding uncharacterized protein → MTTNSTTNTSNLSLKLLIDSKNKKVLFAEASKEVVDFLFTLLQLPLATVIKLLTKEAVVGCLGNLYSSVENLNHVYWQPNLSKDLILNPTILINAPAISGLLPSSAAISHSQITPKLYRCSNNSFGWGSNYHHCSSSSVTSAYNSICDSCGSGRMTREVNSTATAASNDSNNGFVKEVITYMIMDNLLIQPMSTISGITMLNQFNVKDVGVLKETVVQLGMKEGLKLLKASIESQMVLTTVFLA